One segment of Hemibagrus wyckioides isolate EC202008001 linkage group LG05, SWU_Hwy_1.0, whole genome shotgun sequence DNA contains the following:
- the wnt2bb gene encoding wingless-type MMTV integration site family, member 2Bb, protein MSGFSKGHGSLLGESTARATGASSRLYCAFILLILFLTPRVDSSWWYIGALGARVICDNVPGLVNKQRQLCQKYPDVMQSISEGGKEWIRECQHQFRHHRWNCSTIERDHTVFGRVMQRSSREAAFVYAISSAGVVYAITRACSQGELRTCNCDPHKRGKARDERGEFDWGGCSDNINYGIKFAKAFIDAKERTVKDARALVNLHNNRCGRMSVKRFMKLECKCHGVSGSCTLRTCWLAMSDFRKTGDYLRKKYNGAIEVTVNQDGAGFTVAHKDFRNATKNDLVYFENSPDYCLMDKAAGSLGTAGRVCNKSSRGTDGCEVMCCGRGYDTTRVKRITKCECKFKWCCAVECKDCEEAVDIHTCKAPKRAEWLDQT, encoded by the exons ATGTCTGGTTTTAGTAAGGGTCACGGCTCGCTCCTCGGTGAATCCACGGCGCGCGCCACCGGCGCTTCCTCGCGCCTCTACTGCGCATttatcctcctcatcctcttcctcacacCCCGCGTGGACTCGTCCTGGTG gtacATTGGCGCTCTGGGTGCACGAGTAATATGTGATAATGTGCCAGGTCTGGTGAATAAGCAGAGACAGTTGTGTCAGAAGTATCCAGACGTAATGCAGTCGATCAGCGAGGGAGGAAAGGAGTGGATTCGTGAGTGCCAGCACCAGTTCAGACACCACCGCTGGAACTGCAGCACAATCGAGCGCGACCACACTGTTTTCGGCAGGGTCATGCAACGCA GCAGTCGGGAGGCCGCCTTTGTGTACGCAATTTCCTCGGCTGGTGTCGTGTACGCCATCACCCGTGCTTGCAGCCAAGGGGAGCTAAGGACGTGCAACTGTGACCCACACAAGCGTGGCAAAGCAAGGGACGAGAGAGGCGAATTTGATTGGGGCGGCTGCAGCGACAATATTAACTATGGGATAAAGTTTGCTAAAGCCTTCATAGATGCCAAAGAAAGGACAGTGAAGGATGCACGAGCACTTGTGAACCTTCATAACAATCGCTGTGGAAGAATG TCAGTCAAACGCTTTATGAAGCTTGAGTGTAAGTGTCACGGCGTCAGCGGCTCCTGCACCTTAAGGACTTGCTGGTTGGCAATGTCTGACTTCCGGAAGACCGGAGATTACCTTCGCAAAAAATACAATGGAGCCATTGAAGTCACCGTGAACCAAGATGGAGCAGGATTCACTGTGGCTCACAAGGATTTCCGTAACGCCACCAAAAATGACCTGGTGTACTTTGAGAACTCACCTGACTACTGCTTAATGGACAAAGCTGCAG GTTCTTTGGGTACGGCTGGTCGCGTCTGCAACAAATCATCTCGAGGGACAGATGGCTGTGAGGTGATGTGCTGTGGGCGGGGCTATGATACAACACGTGTGAAACGCATCACCAAGTGCGAATGTAAGTTTAAATGGTGCTGTGCTGTTGAGTGTAAAGACTGCGAAGAGGCCGTGGATATACACACCTGCAAAGCTCCGAAACGAGCCGAGTGGCTGGACCAGACCTGA